TCATTTATTGTAAAAAAGATCTTTTTCATTTATGACATGACAACTACTTTATCTGACCTATCATTATGCTAGAGTTTCCTTTTAGGGTTCTCTTATGCTAGACAacaacatttttttaataaaaaaaaaatggataaaATAGTCggtctcaattttttttttcatgaagtACATGAGTTGACTCAAATTAATAGACTCACGCAGCATCATGTGTTTGCTGTCCTCATTAGCAATATTTGTGGGCTGTTGAAGCGCGCTTGGGTGGCTCGAGTGGAGCATATCCTTCGTGAAGGGAACTCTTGTGCAGATTTTTTGGCTAAGGCGGGTGCGTCCCAAGACTTACAGCTCCTCCATGTCCAGGATCCCTCCCTGGCATGGAGGCTTTGCTCCTGGCCGACTCCTTGGGTACCATGGTAGTTAGGCAGTAGAAGATTTTTTCCtgttttattttgctttggTTCTCTTTGCATTAagcatcaaaaaaaaatttaatagacTCTCAACTCTCAAGCCAGATCGAGAGTGTGCATACGTTTTTATATGCACACAAATATAACTAACGTTAACCCTTATTTCAaaacaaaatatgaaaaaaaaaaaaaaactaaactgtTGAAATAAATGTATAAGTTATCACAAATTGGATCCAAACACATGAAAAGTTACAAAACGAAGTGCTGTTGACAAATCAAACAAGAGCATACTTTTTCCGCTAATTAACATGGATGCCTTGCTTAGTCCATAGTTGCAGATAATATCTTACTAATacaatataataattaaatgaaTGACTTGATTAAAACAAGTGATTTTGGAAGATCGGTCCCACAATAATACTACAAATCCTAGTCTTTAATGCCTGACCCAGATTATGTCGCCTTTGATCAACATGAAGACAAGGCAATACGTTCTCAATCTTTTGACCACAAAAGTCATAATGAGATTGAGAGATCAAACTGGCAGATTTCTTCTGCATATTCTGcttcttttattttgttctttcGTTGAATTAATTACTCTGTGTTAAATTATTTGTGTCGGTTCCTATTTCTGTACTTGATATACGAATAGAGATATCGAAGGAgacaatgaaatctgagttatTGTAAGTGAAACTTTCATGCCTACAACCACAACTCACTGTTTTTGTAGGATCGGGTATTTTGTGGTGTACGTGTACCTTTGGCCTTTAAAACAATTATAGGAATATCTGGTTTCAGTTATACACTTATACTATTATGAAATTTTTGTTATTCGAAATATTGTAGTCAAATGCTTGACCGCTTTTCCTCATTGCGGGCAATGTCACTCGAGTCGTGATGTTTTAATTGTTGTATTTTGAATTAAGGATTTTGTTTgtcaaattcattttttttatacaaatgGTTAGCATCAGCATTGACTCCGAAATCATCGCAAAGTTGGAAAATGTTGTTTCATAAAACTTAAAAGTAGCGTCAATCTAATTGACGCTAATTAGCATCGAATAAGTCTACTAAGAGATTTATAATGTTATATCGACTTGAGACCATTAAAGCTCAAATATTAtcatgagtttaatggatatgcactgacagtgtaaaatagttttacacagtcatccaatcaaagcatgccacataggagagataattacatttgactttaattttaattaaaagaataagatattttttgaattggcggaattcaattggatgtctgtgtaaaactattttacactgtcagtgcatatccattaaactctattATCATTAGCATGAGGCCATAATGAATAGCTCATAATCTACAAACTGTGTCGACTTATCTCAtgctaattttaaataaaaattacaacTCTTTAACTAAATAATTCTCAATATATAATGTTGAGTCGCGAATCTCCACATTGGGCTAATGAGAGCACACCGCACACGAGTAGGTGAATTGTATGAGTCATCTCACATATAAAACGTTAATCATTTTCCTAATCATTCAATGTGAGTCTTCTTGATATTCCAACATATAATAACCCATGAAGTTGGGGAGTAAATATTGAGAATCTCTTGCTTGGAACATAGATGCTTGAAGAGAGTAAGAGGCAATGACTTAGTCATGAGTCATGACATTAGCAAGTTGATGTTGAAATTTACACGAAGCAACCTCTTCTCCAATGAAATGACAATCTATTTAATTTTGATATGTTTTGAGCGCTCATCCACTTCCAACTTGTGGGAGTGTTAGCTAATCCAGCTAATGAGTCAGATGTTACTTAGCTGGAGTATGTGTGTTAGTTACAAGTTAGTTACCTGCCAGGCTAGATTAATGTTAATTCCAGCCATCtcaatcaattaattaggttactAGTTTCACACTCATTTCTATGTAAGAAGCAGTGCAGGAAACaacagaaaaaaagaaaagaaattgaaGAAAGTGCAAATGGTACGGCTGCAACTTGCAACCAAGATTGTACGGTCCAAATGAGTCAATGCACGTGTGGTAGTACCCTCCTGAATGATTCCTCACTCCAGAGCTGCACTAGTACTTGTGTAGTCCTACAAATCAATTGGGATTCTCATGAAATAGCACAAATCTCGAAGGCAAGGGTCAATGTTTAAATGCACCCTAAATTTGTGGGTCCAAATAACCTACCAGCCTAGCAAACTTGAATTTCCATCTCTACCTTCCATCACACTGTCGGCGATACCTCAAAGGATTGTATTGTCCTAGTAATTATTACTTTTAACATTGCAAAGAAATTAAACTATTACACCGAAACTAATCCCTTAAGTAAGTAGAGAGTATAACAAGCATCAAACATGAAAGAATCTGTAAAAAAAAGGTAATCTATCATAACTCCTCCGAGCAGAATTATGGAGAGCATGGCATGCTGTGAAATTAGCTTTGTTTTCATTAGATATTGAGTTAGTTCTCTGAATTGTGCTTCAATTGGAAGTAGAATATAAGTTCAGTCTCAGCAAATCCTTGATCTCCCTTATAAGAGGAGCACAGGAATGATAATCAGCAGACCTCTTTGCCAATCCTATCAACAGTAAACAAGGAATCTCATTCTAGTGCTCCTCTAACCAAAGCTAATTTCACACCATGCCATTTTCTTCTAATTATAATGCTTCAGAAAAAGTGAAAAGTTGGCTTCAatccttttttttaataaagcgTGAATATTCTATTACTTTTCGGATGATAAATACTATTCTGGATTCAAGATTTAGTAATATGTTTTTCATTTCTCATCCAAATGTGTTATTGTATAAGGAtcgattgtgagaatttttctAACACACTCAATCAATGTTGTCAATTAAGCTAcctctaagtttttttttttttcttttttcgacTACCTCTAAGGTCTTTAATCTATGTATTAATACATATAAGTACCtaacaaataaaatatgaatcctAAAATTGTTACACATATTAGTGTGTGATTCGGATTAATTATTATTTCCAGATAGCTTAGCTGGTGATGTTTGTACTTTACCTTCATAAAGAGTAGGCACAATCATATATTATGGTATTGATTTTACTACTATTAATTCAACCTTCCACTCACCTTCCAAATCCGtgtctttcatttcatttttcatCCCTCACTCACTCCCTCACTCATTCCACTGCCGACTCTATAAAGCCACTTCCAAAACCTTGCATTCCCTAACAAAACCCCACCAACAAAAGAACCCAACTTTCCCTTTTCTTTCAAtatggcttcttcttcttctctgacAATTTCTCCAAGAAAGCTTCGTTCTGATTTGTATTCCTATTCCTATCAAGAAGATTCTAGCACCCCATTAGTGATAAATGTTCTGGCTTCCTTGATTGAGAGGAGCATGGCAAGAACAGAGAGGATTGTGAAGAATTGCTCTAAGTCTTTGTCCAAGGCCATTAGCACAAACATATTTGATTGCAGGGAGATCCCAGACATGACAATCCAATCTTATCTAGAGAGAATATTCAGGTACACAAGAGCAGGACCATCGGTTTATGTTGTGGCCTATGTCTACATTGACAGGTTCTGCCAGAACAATCCTGGGTTTAGAATCAATACCAGAAATGTACATAGGCTTCTCATTACAACTATTATGGTAGCTTCCAAGTATGTTGAAGACTTGtgagttttcttttccttttttccccCTCTATAACTTTATTTTCTCTGCAGTATATATGTTGAGAGGAACTAATGATCTCATCATGTGAAATTTTGCTGTCTGTCTTTCTTTATCAACATTGAAAGTTTCTGATAGATTCACACACATTTGATATCTATGAATAGGGAAATAAATGTAAAACTTTATCATCATAGAAGTTTGGGATTAAGATCCTCTTTTCTTCTTTGATGTGGTATCTTATTTTTTTGTCTCACCAATAAAATTTTCATGTACGTGAACTTGAAATGAGGCACTAAATGAAGAGTTGGAGACATAGGATTTGAGCCCATAAGTTTGGAAGAAATTTTGTTGTATTTAGGTCTTATTCACTATCTCaccaattaaattatttaatgtaatttAAAAACCACTCATGTTATATTTTATTATGAGAAATCCCATATGTTACACATCAATCCTGCTTTCAGTTGGTACATCTTTTTtctcttaaattttaatttcctCTTTTAAATAATTTGGTAAAGGGGTTTGTTAATTTTGGATTTTGGTAGAAGGTCTGTTTATGTCAATCTCAATCATTGATACTACTTGCTAACAACTGAAGGCAGAAACCATTTTAAATGTGTTTATTAAAATGATTTCTTTTGTATGACAGGAACTACAGAAACTCCTACTTTGGAAGAGTTGGTGGATTGACAACTAATGAGGTGAACAAGTTAGAGCTTGAATTCCTTTTTTTAATGGGTTTCAAATTACATGTCAATGTTAGTATTTTTGAAAGCTATTGCTGTCATTTGGAGAGGGAAGTCAGCATTGGAGGAGGGTACCACATTGAAAGGACCCTTCGATGTGCAGAAGAAATCAAAACAAGGCATAGAGAAGAAAGGGGTTACACACTCATTGCTCGTGTCATGTTGTGATCTAATCAGTGTATTTTTCTTTTGCTGTAAATCTAAACCACCAAGGGCATAGGTCAATTAGTACGAGATTATTCTAATTTAAGTCGCGGTTCGAGTCAATGTAGATGTAACTGCGTTAAATACTTCAATAttgtcaagaaaaaaaaagagtggtGTAAATCTAAGTGTAATTTTTCATTCACAATTGTCGTGAAAGAATATAATGTTAAATTGGGTGTTGAGATTTAAGGATGAAGAGGGCAAAGCCAATAGGCAAAGTAGACAGAGTGTGTAAATTTGTTTGGTTTTTTCACTTGTAAAGAGTGAATATTTTCCAATGATTTTGGGGTATTATGCTTCTCTTAATTACTGTATATGCATGATTTGATCCTGAACTTTAGTATTTGCCTATGTTTGTTAATTTGAAATTTGTTCAATGAGAAATCGGAGCAAAAGTCAGGTGCTAAAAACTTCACAGTATTGGTTTGGTAAAAAAGTTCAAAATTTTGTTTATATCCAAATATTATCATACGAAATTGTAATGGTATTAAATTGAGTCCTTGATaatttttcgcatcaaattgaattcctataaattttatttaattaagtctTTTTACTAAATTTTGATCGGTCAACGGTCAagtggcaagcctagtcagctgAGGATAACCACATATAATTTTTCGCATCAATCTTAGTcctttgaaaaatattttaatcaattttagtctttgttcttccaccttcatcttcttcctcttccaccttcttcctccaTATCTCAAAAGTCAAATCCTTAAATCCAGAAATTCGAAATcctaaaaaaactatatgttcaTCATATTCACTTTGTTCTTCCAAAACCTAAAAAATCAaaggcaacaaaaaaaaactatatgttcaTCATATTCACTTAGATTTTCTAGGTTTTGGAATAACAAGGTAGGAGGATGACCAATGAGTTTTTTTCATTCATAAGAGTTGAAAATCGAAACTCCAATCACTTTCTTGAGTGATGAAGTGCTGAATCACTACGTCAACCACTTTAGTTTGTGATACAAAACTATTCTCAATGCTTGCTCTGCCTATCCTCTGCTTTTCCGGTTAGCCACCAAAATTACAATGGATTACATTCATAATAAAAATTTGAGCAAAATGGATACCAAAATCCAACATAGTTTCCACATTGAGTTTGGAGAAGCAAAAATTAATATTGGTTTGGTTGAATAATGGTTGGTATATAATGTAAAAATCAGCTGGACTCGATCCATTAATGTAACTTTCTTTGAAAAATTGGCCTCGTCAAGCCTCATACTAATTTTGAAGTTGGCCCAAACATTCAAATGAACACACCCTATATTCAAACAAACACGTTTctcttcctcttgtaaccaaaaaaaacaaACACGTTTATATTCCATAATCATAGTATGATATTTAATACAACCATCAAAATAATCACTGCAAAGCCAAAAACcatatactattttttttaagtcCAAATATATTAGTAATAATAAAGAGGAAATAGGCTAAACTCGAGAATATGATGGTGAGATAACAAAATACAAATACCCCAACCAATCCTTCTAACTAATATCTATCTTCTTGCATCTCCTGAGCAGTGACAGAAGGAGGATCAAACAAACTAAATGCTCTGAAAGCTGAAATCACTGCTAGAATTATGAAGCAAAGAAAAGTAATCATTTGAAGGATGAAAGCCAACTTCACTTTGCTGCAAAACCTGCCATAGATACTGCAGGCTTCACTCCAAGAATCTTCCTTAGCTCCATTGTAAGCCAGGTAATGTATCTCCATTGATGCAGCAACTGACGTGACCAATAAATAAGCCACAATCTGTATAAAACATCAATTGAAGAAATACAAATAAGCCAAAAGATCCTAAAATTAATGTAAAGAGTATGATCAGTATGGTTATATTGAAGACATACTCAGACTGCAGAGgaaaattagtaaaaaaaaaaaagtgctgATAGCTTCTCTATGATGAAATATAGTTCAAATTCACGATGAAATTACTCTCCATAATTTCCATAAGGATAACTGTCAACATATTATCAATTTTACCAAGTTATAAAATTAAAGTCAGAATGTCCATGGATTAGTGATACATGTGCATATTGGGGTTGGGGAGCGGAGTTCCAAttgattttttataaaattgatTATAATAAAAGTGTGCGGAAAGTGAAAGTAATTTATGCTTGGATGTATAATCAATTGTGTTTGGATCAATGTTAATAAAGTTGattttagacaaaaaaaaaaatgaaagtaatTTTAGACAAAATTGATTTAATTAAAATTGCGTATAAGAAACATGAGTTACAGCGATGTGATGCATTTATATTGATActtaggggtggaaataagtCAAGCCAAGCCAAGCTTTGCGTAGCCCAAACCTGGCCTGCATTGTGTTTTCATGGCCCAAGCCTGGCTTGTGGCCTGTCAACAAGCCAAATTTTAAGGCCTGACTTGTCTTATCATAAAGTCTAACTTGGCTTACAAGCCTACTTAAAATCCTATTTATCTAAAATGGTGGTGGTCGTGACTCACGGTGGTGGAGAATAGGCGGACTTTGGGCGCCACAGTGGTGGCTGATTGAGGCCGCCGACATGGGTGCTTGCCTGCTGTTGTTGTGCCTCATGTGCTATGCTAAAATTCTGAAAGGCTTCTATTTATACAAAGTAAAGTAaacatcaatttaaaaaaacaatatactatattattaatattatatttatttataatattaataaaaataatatataaacaaGCCGGCCTATCAAGCCAAATAGGCTTTTATGATAGCTTGGGCTTGACCTTTTTAGTTAATTAAGCTTTTTAAAATGGTTAAGCCCAGCTTTTTTAATAAACGAGTCAAGCCAAGGCAAGCCTCTGACGAGCCAAGCCACAAGCCCCTGTTTGGCCGCCTGGCTTATTTCCACTCCTAGATACCTTTatgaaaaaaatagtttttataaagtaaagttatgaaattcaatCGTAAAATATTCACTCATCAAATCAATGTTAGTGCTACACTTAAACATCATTTTACCGGTTAGAATTGATTTTTACTAAGTAAACTTGATTCTATTTTCTAAACATTTACATAGGGTAAGGTTGAGAAATTTAGATGTAAAATCTTAGAATTAATTATGTTAGCTGAActtgggtttaaaaaaaaaa
This is a stretch of genomic DNA from Lotus japonicus ecotype B-129 chromosome 1, LjGifu_v1.2. It encodes these proteins:
- the LOC130729490 gene encoding cyclin-U2-2-like codes for the protein MASSSSLTISPRKLRSDLYSYSYQEDSSTPLVINVLASLIERSMARTERIVKNCSKSLSKAISTNIFDCREIPDMTIQSYLERIFRYTRAGPSVYVVAYVYIDRFCQNNPGFRINTRNVHRLLITTIMVASKYVEDLNYRNSYFGRVGGLTTNEVNKLELEFLFLMGFKLHVNVSIFESYCCHLEREVSIGGGYHIERTLRCAEEIKTRHREERGYTLIARVML